CGTCTCCTCCATCAGGACCTCCTTTAGGAATATATTTTTCACGACGAAAGTGTGCAGATCCTCGTCCACCTTTTCCGGAACGACAATAGATTTTCACATAATCTACAAAGTTCGATTCAGCCATTTGTTTAGTTTTTAAGATAAGTATTAAAGAGAGGGACAAAAGGTAATTCATAAAAATTTAAACATCCTATTAACTTACTACTCTATTTTAAGTAAGTTTAAAACATGTATCCATGTTATGTTCCTTTATCATTACCTTTTGTCCCCTTATTAAGAAACACTCCTGTTTGAAAGAATGTTTTTATTTTATTGCATTAATTGCCTCACATACCCGGGCAAAAATCTCATCAATAGTACCCATCCCCTTTATGGCGGTATGCTTTTCTTCTGTTACATAATAATCTTTTAACGGAGCAGTTTGATTATGATAAACATCCAAACGGGATTTAATTGTTTCCAAATTATCATCCGAACGACCGGAAATTTCTCCTCGTTTTAATAGACGTTGAATAAGCTCTTCTTCTTCTACTTCCAGATTCAACATAACAGATACATCCGTACCACGTTCATTCAGCATTTTCTTCAAAGCTTTTGCTTGGGGAATAGTACGGGGAAAACCGTCAAAAATAACTCCTTTTGACTCCTTTTTACTATCCAAAACCTTAGCAAGCATATCGATAATCAATTCATCAGGGACTAATTGGCCTTTCGAAATATAATCATCTGCAATTCTTCCTAGTTCTGTTTGCCCTTTAATTTCTGCACGAAGTACATCACCGGTAGAAATATGATCTAAACCATATTCTTTAATAATTAATTCACTTTGTGTTCCTTTTCCTGAACCCGGAGCACCAAAAATTACTACATTCAACATCTTCTTTATTGTTTCTTAGTTACAAATTAAAATATACTGGTTAGTTATTTGCTATTATATATATATCGCGCAAAGCCCTTCCCGCACCCTTATAATCCAAGCCATGCCCCACAATAAAATCATTCGGGACTTCTATTCCTACATAATCTGGTTTTAAATTACACATAAGTGCTTTCGGTTTAAATAACATAGTAGCTAAACGGACGTCTGTAGCTCCTTCTGATTGGAGTTTATTAATAAGTGTATACATGGTAAAAC
The genomic region above belongs to Parabacteroides pacaensis and contains:
- a CDS encoding adenylate kinase, translating into MLNVVIFGAPGSGKGTQSELIIKEYGLDHISTGDVLRAEIKGQTELGRIADDYISKGQLVPDELIIDMLAKVLDSKKESKGVIFDGFPRTIPQAKALKKMLNERGTDVSVMLNLEVEEEELIQRLLKRGEISGRSDDNLETIKSRLDVYHNQTAPLKDYYVTEEKHTAIKGMGTIDEIFARVCEAINAIK